CGTTGCAGCACTCGCCGCCCGCGGACATGTGTCTAGATGACGCCCGCGGGCAATGTCGGATCGCCCACCACGATCTTCGCAAGAAACTCGTCGAAGTTGGCGGCGACAACTTCGGCTTCCTCATACTCGGGTTCGCGGCCGAAGACGACCTCGCCTCTCTCGGCCAAGGCGAAGTAGGCATACCCAGACTTCACGGACAACAGCACCGGCAGGTGCTCGCTCCAGTAGCGTGTGATCTGGTCCGTCCACTCTGCATCCCCCTCTGCAGCGTCCAGGGACTGCCGTTCGAACTCGTTCCAGGCGAACGCAGCATCGGACCGGCCCCTGAAGTCGTCATCGGTCAGGAACCAGGCCGTGTCGTCCGCATTCGCACACGAACTGATCCGGGACAGGAATCTCTTGTAGCCTTCCG
This genomic stretch from Polyangiaceae bacterium harbors:
- a CDS encoding SMI1/KNR4 family protein: EGYKRFLSRISSCANADDTAWFLTDDDFRGRSDAAFAWNEFERQSLDAAEGDAEWTDQITRYWSEHLPVLLSVKSGYAYFALAERGEVVFGREPEYEEAEVVAANFDEFLAKIVVGDPTLPAGVI